The region CTCGTCGGCGAAGGCCGCGCGGAAGGCGGCGGCACGCGCCCGGAAGTCCTGCTCGTCGAGGACGAACAGCGGGGTGCCGTACTGCGCGGCCAGGTCGCGGACGTCGATCCCCGCGAGCGTGACCGACCGCCCCGTCAGCGCGGCGCCTGCCGCGCGGGTGGCCCCGGAGGGCCACACGTTCGGCGCGAGGGCGTGCAGGGACTCGGAGTCGGCCGGGGCCGGCGGGGCACCGGCGGGCGCCAGGATCTCGCCGTGGCGCGGGCCGGCGGGGTGGGCGCGCATGCGGCAAGGCTAGCGACGACGTGGTGCGCGACGAGGCGGCGTTCCGCCCCGCGCGCCCGCTACATGCGCTCGGGGGCGGAGACGCCGAGCAGGGCCAGGCCGTTCGCCAGCGTCTGCCGGGCGGCGGCGCACAGCCACAGCCGCGCGACGTTGATCGGCTCCGGCTCCGCGTCGGCCGCCGGGAGGACCCGGCAGACGTCGTAGAACTTGTGGTAGCCGTTGGCGAGCTCCTCGAGGTAGCGCGCCACCCGGTGCGGCTCGCGCAGCTCGGCCGCGGCGGTGACCACCCGCGGCAGCTCGCCGATCAGGCCGAGCAGCGCCGTCTCGCGCTCGGTCGTGAGCAGCGACAGGTCGGCCTCCGTGGCCCGCCAGTCGATGCCGAGCTCGGCGGCGTTGCGCAGCACCGAGGCGATGCGGGCGTGCGCGTACTGCACGTAGTAGACGGGGTTGTCGTTCGTCCGCGACACCAGCAGGTCGAGGTCGAGGACCAGGGGGCTGTCGACCGGGTAGCGGATCAGGGAGTACCGCGCGGCGTCGACGCCGACCTCCTCGACCAGGTCGTCGAGCGTGATGATGTTGCCGGCCCGCTTCGAGAGCCGGACCTCCTCGCCGCCGCGCATCATCTTCACGAGCTGCCCGATGAGCACCTCGATGTTCACGTCCGGGTCGTCACCCGCGCACGCCGCGACGGCGCGCAGCCGGTTGACGTAGCCGTGGTGGTCCGCGCCGAGGAGGTAGATGCACACGTCGAACCCGCGGCTGCGCTTGTCCACGTAGTACGCGGTGTCGCTGGCGAAGTAGGTGAGCTCGCCGTTGCTGCGCACCAGGACGCGGTCCTTGTCGTCGTCGAAGTCGGTGGTGCGCAGCCACACCGCGCCCTCGTCCTCGAAGACGTGGCCGTGCTCGCGGAGCACCGCGAGGCCCCGCTCCACGGCGCCGCTCGAGTGCAGGGTGCGCTCGGAGTACCAGACGTCGAAGTGCGTGTTGAACGCGTCGAGGGTGTCGCGCTGCTGCTGGAGCTGGAGCTCGTAGCCCGCCTCGCGGAAGGCCTCCCAGCGCCGGTCCTCCGGGAGGTCGAGGATGCCGGGGTCCTTCGCGACGACCTGCCGCGCGAGTTCGACGACGTACTCGCCCTGGTAGCCGTCCTCCGGCACCTCGAGGCCGAGCGCCCGGGCCTCGAGCGACTGCCCGAACCGGTCCATCTGGGCGCCCCGGTCGTTGATGTAGAACTCGCGCGTGACGACCGCCCCGGACGCCTCGAGCACCCGGGCGATGGCGTCGCCGACGGCCGCCCACCGGGTGTGCCCGAGGTGCAGCGGCCCGGTGGGGTTGGCGGAGATGAACTCGACGTCGACCCGCAGCCCGTCGTAGCGGTCGACCGTGCCGTAGGCCTCACCGGCCACGACCACCGACCGGGCCAGCTCGCCGAGGGTGGCGGCGTCGAGCGTGATGTTGAGGAACCCGGGACCGGCGACGTCGACCGTGGCGATCCCCCCGACGTCGCGCAGCCGCGTGGCGACGACGTCGGCCACCGCGCGCGGGCTGGTGCCGGCCGCCTTGGCCACCTGGAGCGCGATGTTGGTCGCGTAGTCGCCGTGCTCGGGGTTGCGCGGGCGCTCGACCGTGACCTCGTCCGGGACCTGCGCGGGCTCGAGGGCGAGGGCGCCGTCGGCGATCGCGGTCACGACGGCGTGACGGATCGCGGCGGCGAGCTGGTCGGGCGTCATGCGCAGGAGCCTATCGGCGCAGGTGGGGCCCGATCGCACGCGTTCCGCCGCGGGCGCCGGAGGACCCGCTCCGCGATTTCGGGCCGCGGCGGCGCCGCTGGTAAGGTCGGCCCACTCCTGGCCCCCGTAGCTCAGGGGATAGAGCAGTGGCCTCCGGAGCCATGCGCGCAGGTTCGAATCCTGCCGGGGGCACACGTCGCCCCCTCGGGACCACCGTCGCGGACACCCTCGCGCGGCCGGCGTCGACCCGTCTCCCACACCCTCCACACCCTCCACACCCCGCTCACACCGGCCTCGCAGCCCGCCGTCACGGATGCGGACACGGGCCCGGGCACAAGGTCCCGACGGCGCGAGACGCCCGTTCGCCGGGGCTATGCTCCTGTCGCTTTCCGGCGCAGCGTCGACGAGATCCGGCGGCGGGCCCGATCCGCACGAGGGGGACGACGCACCGTGGTGAACCCTGACCCGACGCCGCCGAGGGACAACTCCCAGGTGCTCGGCGACACCGAGCTGCAGACCGTGGCGCTCGAGGACAACGCCAACGCCGTCAACTACCACGCCTGGCTGTGCGACCTGGCCCTCCCCTACCTCGGCGACGACCCGCTCGAGCTCGGCAGCGGCCTCGGCGGCTACGTGCAGACCTGGCTCGACGCCGGCGTCCCCCGGGTCACGGCCACCGAGGCGGACCCCGCCCGGCTCCAGCACCTGCGCGACCGGTTCGACGGCGACTCCCGCGTCACCGTGCGCGAGATCGACCTCGAGGACCCGCCCGAGGGCAGCTGGTCGTCGTTCGTGTCGTTCAACGTGATGGAGCACATCCCGGACGACGTCGCCGCGCTGCGCGCGGCCGCCCGCATGGTGCGGCCAGGCGGCGCGGTGCTGTCCTACGTGCCGGCGTTCCCCTTCGCGATGAGCCGCTTCGACCGCGAGATCGGGCACGTGCGCCGCTACACGGTGGCGAGCGCGCGCGCCGCCTACCTGAAGGCGGGCCTCGACGTCGAGGTCGCGCGGTACGTCAACGCCCCCGGCCTGCTCGCCTGGTTCGTCGGGATGCGGCTGCTGCGCATGACCCCCAAGGACGGCCCGGTCCTCTCGGTCTGGGACGGCCAGGTCATCCCGCGAGTGCGCAGGCTGGAGACGCGCCGTCCCGCGCCGTTCGGGCAGTCCGTGCTCGTCGTCGGCCGGGTGCCCGGGACCTCGGCATGACCGCCGGCTCCCCCTGGTCCGGGGTCGCGGTCGTCGTGCCGTGCCGCAACGAGGCGGGCACGATCGGCCAGGTCGTCGCCGACTTCCTCGCCGCGCTGCCCGGCTGCACCGTCGTCGTGGCCGACAACGGCTCGACGGACGGCACCACCGAGGCGGCGCTCGCCGCCGGGGCGCGGGTGCTGCAGGAGCACCGTCCCGGCAAGGGGATGGCCGTGCGCCGGCTGCTCGCCGACGTGGACGCCGACTGCTACCTGCTCGTCGACGGCGACGCCACCTACGACGCGACCGCCGCGCCCGCGCTCGTGGAGCGGGTGCTCGTGCACGGCATGGACATGGTCAACGGCACGCGGCTCACCCCCGAGCACCAGCTCGAGGCGTACCGGCGCGGGCACCGCCTGGGCAACGACGTGCTCAGCTGGATCTTCCGGCGGCTCTTCGAGCTCCCGCTCACCGACACCCTCACCGGCTACCGCGCGTTCAGCCGCAGGTTCGTCAAGAGCTTCCCGGCCAGCTCGGAGGGCTTCGAGATCGAGGCCGAGCTCAACGCGCACGCCGCGCTGCTCGACGTGCGCGTCGACGAGGTGGAGACCACGTACGTCTCCCGCCCCGAGGGCTCCGTGAGCAAGCTCAACACGTACCGCGACGGCGTGCGCATCCTGCGGCGCAACCTGCGCCTGTTCCGCGACGCGCGCCCGCTGCTCAGCTTCAGCCTCCTGGCCTCGCCCTGGCTCCTCGCCACCGCGCTGCTGCTGGTGCTGCCGGTGTCGGACTACGTGGCCACCGGCCTGGTCGCCCACTTCCCCAGCCTCATCGCCGGGGTGGGCACCTTCCTCGTGGCCCTCAACCTGTGGGCCGCCGGGGTCGTGCTCGAGCGCACCTCGCGCAACCGCGTCGAGGTGGTGCGGCTGCGCTACCTGGCGCTGCCCGCCCCCGCCGGGCTGGTCGCGCGCGCCGACGTGCCCCCGCGAGCGGGCGGCGTCGAGGTGGCCGGCGCGGTCGGCGACCCCCGGCCATGAGCGCCGTGACCTCGGCCGCGCCCGCGCGGCGTCGCGCCCCCCGCCGGACCCCGGCCTGGCAGCCGCCGGCCGTGGCGCTCGGGCTGTGGGCGGCGCTCGCCGTCGTCGGGCTCGCATTGCGCCCCGCGCTGGCCGCCGGCGCGCTGCACCCCTCGCACCAGGCCCTGCCGCTCGCCGTCGGCGCGACGCTCGTGCTCGTCGGCGCCGGATGGCTGGCCGCACGTGGCCTGGGCGACCTCGGCAGCGGCGTCGTGCTGGGCCTCGGCGGCGGCTGGGTGTCGTTCACCGTGCTCACCGTGCTCGCCGGCACGCCGATCGGCATCGGCGGCCTGGTCAGCGACTGCGGCCGCACCGCCGCGGCGGCCGAGAGGTTCACCACCACGTGGACCAGCGCCGACCAGTTCCTGCAAGGGCTGCCGAGCCAGTACCCGCCGCTGTACTTCTGGCTGTGGGGCCGGGCCGCCGCGCTGACCGGCCAGCAGTCGTGGCAGGTGATGGCGCAGTACCAGGGCGTCGTGGTCGGGCTCGTGGTGGTGCTCACCGGCCTCGCGTGGCGGCTCACCTCGCGCAGCTGGCGCCGGGCGCTGGCCGCCGCGGCCATCGGCGCCGGCGTGTTCCTCACCGGCGACTCGGGCTCGATCTGCAAGACCCACGAGTCGGCGGCGTACCTCATCGGCGCGCCCCTGCTCTTCTGGGCCTCCTGCTCGGTGTCCGACGTCGTGCGCACCGGTCGCCTCGGCCTGCGACGGGCGGCCGTGTGGGGCGCCCTCGTGGGCGTGCTGCTCACCGTGTACCAGCTGCCCGTGCTGTTCGGCGTCCCGCCCCTGCTGGTGCTGTGGGCCGTGTGGGCCTACGCGCACCGCCACCTGCTTCCGGCCCTCGCCCACGTGGGCACCGCCGTCGCGGCCGCCTTCGTCACCAGCGCCTGGTACGTCGTCCCCTTCGCCGTGCACCTGGTCACCGATCGTCCCGGCCCCCGGCACCCGGACGGGCTCATGGTGGTGAGCACCCTGGAGCAGACGCCGGGGCCGCCGGCCGCGGTGTTCTCCGTCGCGGGGGTGGCCGCGACGCTCGGGCTCGTCCTCGTGCTGGCCCGCCTCGGCGACCGCAGGGCGCAGACGGCCGTGGCGCTGCTGCTGGGCACGGTCGTGCTCTCCGCCGCCGCCTACTGGAACGTCGTGCGCGGCGGCGAGACCTTCTACAGCTACCGCAGCGTGTTCTGGGTGCTCACGGTCCTGACCCCGCTCGTGGCCCTCCTCGCCCCGCCGCTGCGGGTCTGGCGCGACCTGCTCGCCCGCCAGACCTGGGCCGTCGGGACGACGTCGGCCACGGGACGGCGCTTCCGCGCGGCCGCGGCCCTGGCGGCGCTGCTGCTCGCCATGCCCGGGGCTTTCCTCTTCTGGGCCAAGGTGCACCCGCCGATCGTGCCGCTGCAGACCGCCGGCCTGGCCGCCGGCGACCCGGCGTGGAACTCGCCCGCCGCACTGGCCTACCGCACCCCGCTGGAGAGCTGCCAGCGTCCCGAGGCCACGCCCGCCGACTGGCCGATGCTCGAGTGCTACCCCGCCTCGACCGTGCAGCGCCTGGTCGACGACACCCTCGGCGCCGGCGCGCGGCCCATCGTGCTCGGCGTGGACCGCTCGTCGGTGTTCGCGCCGTACTTCCAGATCGTGCCGCAGAACGGCGGCGCCACGTTCCCCCTCGACCGCTACGACGAGCGCCTCGCCGTGGTGCGCGGCCTGGCGAGCATCCGCGACCCCGCGGCCTTCCGCGCCGCCACGGCCGGCACGCCGTTCGGCGCGGTGCAGGTGTTCATCCTGCGCACCGCCGAACGCGGCCAGCTGCGCTGGACCGCGCAGGCGTACCTGTCGAAGGAGGTCGTCACCTTCAGCCGGGTGCAGTTCCCGGACAGCCTCTGGGCGACGGCCACGGTGGGCAAGAACTTCGTGGCGGTGGCGCGCCCGGCACCTGGCGGCGGCTGAGCCGCTCCCTCCCCACCGAGGGCTCACTAGTCTCGTCGGGTCATGCAGCGCATCCGCACCTTCCACCCGCGGCGCGGCCGGATGAGCGTCGCGCAGACCGACGCGGTGCGCCGGCTGCTGCCCGTCCACGGCGTGCCCGACGGGCCGATCGATCCGGGCCGGCTCTTCGGCGGCCGGCCCGTGGCGCTCGAGATCGGCTTCGGGCTCGGTCACGCCACGGTGGAGATGGCCCGCGACGATGCCTCCGTGGGGATCCTCGCCGTCGACGTGCACACGCCCGGAGTCGCGCGGCTGCTGCTCGAGGTGGAGCGGCTCGGCCTGGACAACGTGCGGGTGATGGAGGACGACGCGGTCGACGTGCTGGCCGACCGGCTCGCGCCCGGGTGCCTGCACGAGATCCGGGTCTTCTTCCCCGACCCGTGGCCGAAGGCCCGCCACCACAAGCGCCGGCTGGTGCGCCCGGACCTCGTGGCGCTCATGGCCTCACGGCTCGAGCCCGGTGGGCTGCTGCGGCTGGCCACCGACTGGTCGCACTACGCCGAGGACATGCGCGGCGTGCTCGACGCCGAGCCGCTGCTGCGCGACGCTTTCCCGGGCGGTGGCGCCCGCCTCGACCGCCCGGAGACGAAGTTCGAGCGCACGGGCCGCAGCAAGGGCCACGAGGTGACCGACCTGGCGTACGTGCGCGTGGGGGTCTGAGCGGTCAGCCGCCCCAGGGCCGCCAGCCGTTGTGCCGCCAGACGTTGAGGGCCACAGCGTCCTGCTGCCAGCACTTGGCGCGGTTGGCGAACTTCGCGTACTTCCAGCCGCCGTAGGCGTGCCAGAGGTACTTGCTCATCTGCCACTTGCCCCGGTAGGCGCCGGACGGCGACACGGCCGTGCAGGTGAGCTTGGACTCGCGGTACGCGATGCCATAGCCGTGCACGGAGGTCTGGAACACCTTGAGCGTCATGCTCTTGCGCGCGGTCGGCGACGTCCGCATCCGGTAGGTGAGGGTGGGGTCCTTGACCGCGACCCAGGTCGCGGAGCCGACGACGCCGTTGGCCGGCTTGATCCCCTTCCACACCTGCACGCGCTTGACGGCGGCGTACGTCGCGGAGTCGTAGACGCCGGTCGCGCGGACGGCCAGGGTCCGCTGCAGCGAGGAGACGGCCGCGCCCTTGGCCCCCATGGAGAGGGTCGGGAGGGCTCCCGCCCTCGGGGCGGTGGAGATCGCGTCGGCCGGGGCGGCGACGACCAGCGTGGCCGTCGTCGCGGCGGCGACGCCGAGCACGAGCGCACGTACCTTCAGGGCACGGGACATGACGGGTTCCTCCGCCGCCTGCGGGGTGAGCTGTCGGGTTGGGCCGGAGGTCGGCCTGCCGCTCGCGCGGCTTCACCCCGAGGCCGGGTGCGCTGCACCCGACCGGTGGTGGGTCCCCCACTCCCGTCCAGGAGGTGTGCGGCCCGCGACCGTGGACGGGACTCGGCGGTCCGGTCGCGGGGCTCTGCTTCCCCACAGAGCGTCCCCGACGTTATCCGGCGAGCGGACGCCTGTCGATCACAGCGCGTCACCTGAAGACCCTCGACGTCGAGTCGAGACCACGGGCCGTCATCACCGCAGGTGGGAGGCGCGCCTGGGAAGGCCGGGCGAACCCTCGAGCCCCGGTCGAGTCTTCGCGCCGCGCCACGGCGCGCGCCCGGCGCGACGGCGTCGTAGCCTCGCCGGGCCCGGCGCGGTCCGGCGGCGGGCCCAGGACGAGCCGACAGGAGCGCTGCGGTGGACGTGACGATCCCGGTCCCGGGCGGCGAGCCGGTCCCCGCCCACCTCGCGCTCGCCGCCGGGGACGGACCCCAGCCCGGTGTGGTGGTGCTGCACGAGGCGTTCGGGCTCACCGCGGACATCCGCGCCATCGCCGCCGAGTTCGCGCGCCGCGGGTTCCACGCGCTCGCACCGGACCTGCTCTCCCACGGCGGACGGGTGCGGTGCCTGACCTCGGTGATGCGCGCGATGCGCAGCGGCAGCGGCCGGCCGTTCGCCGAGATCGCCGCAGCACGCGACTGGCTGGCCGAGCGCGAGGACTGCACCGGCCGCGTGGGGGTGGCCGGCTTCTGCCTCGGCGGCGGGTTCGCGATCCTCATGGCGGGCCGCGGCTTCGACGTGAGCGCGGTGCAGTACGGGATCCTGCCGCGCCGGGTGGACGAGGCGGTGCGCGGCGCCTGCCCGGTGGTGGCGTCCTACGGCGCGCGCGATCTCAGCCTGCGCGGCGCGGCGGACCGGCTCTCCACGGCGCTCGAGCGCGCCGGCGTGCGCCACGACGTGAAGGAGTACCCCGACGCCGGCCACTCGTTCATGAACCACTCCGAGCCGCCCGCGTGGATGCGGCCGATGACCCGGCCCTTGCGGGCCGGCCACGTCGAGGACGCCGCGGACGACGCGTGGGACCGCGTGCAGGCGTTGTTCGACGACGTCCTGCGGCGACCCGACGAGGCCGTGCGCTAGGACCGGGCGGTCCAGCGCACGTGGTCGCCCTCGGCGACCGCGTGCCACGTCCCGGGGGCGCAGGCCGCGAGCGGCACCACCACGAGGTTCTCGAGCGCGCGCCGCACCGGGCGGGCCCCGTAGGCGGGGTCGAACCCCGCGCGGGCGACGAGGTCGAGCACCGAGCGGTCGTAGGTGAGCGTGTAGCCGCGCGCCGCCATGCGGCCCACGACGACGTCGTCGAGCATCCGCCGCGCGATCTCGGTGACCGCCTCGACCGACAGCGGCCGGAACACGCACACGTCGTCGAGCCGGTTGACCAGCTCCGGCGCCATCCGCTCCTTGACCGCCGCGAGCACCGCGGCCGAGTCGGTGGCGGCGTCGACGGTCGAGCCGGCGGTGCGACCCTCGAACACCCGCGCCCCGATGTTGGTCGTGAGCACCACGACGACGTGCCGGAAGTCGGCGGTGCGGCCCAGGCCGTCGGAGAGACGTCCGGCGTCGAACACCTGCAGGAAGGTGTTCCACACCACCGGGTCGGCCTTCTCGATCTCGTCGAGGAGCAGCACGCAGTCCGGGCGGGCCAGGATCTTGGTCGTCAGCCACGACGACGGCTCCGTGGACCCGACGTAGCCGGGCGGCGACCCGACCAGCTTGGCGACCGACTGCGGCTCGGAGTACTCGCTCATGTCCAGCCGCACCAGGGCGTCCTCCGACCCGAGGGCCTCAGCGGCCACTGCCTGCGCCAGCGCGGTCTTGCCGGTGCCGGTGGGCCCGGCGAACAGGAACACGCCGTCCGGCCGCGTGGGGCGCACGTCGAGCTCCGCGCGGGTGATGGAGAGCCGGTGCACGACCCGGTCGAGGACGTCGTCCTGGCCGACGATGCGCCGGGCCAGCCCGGTGCGCACGGCTGCGGCGTCGAACCGCGGCCGGACCACCGGCGGCACGACGTCCGCGACGTGCACCACGAGGTCGCCGCGCACGACGGCGGCCGCCACCCCGCGGTCGAGCCGACGCACCGCCAGCGCGGGGTGCGAGTCGACGTCGCTCGGCAGCCGTGGCCCGGTGGCCGCCTCCACCACCCCGTCGTCGAGCACGACGTGCGCCGGGCCCGCCACCGCGGCGGCGTGGCGGGCCGCGATGGCGTGCACCTCGGCGTCGGTCAGCGGCACGAGGTCCACCTCGGTGCACTCGTCGACCAGCTCGGGCTCCGCGCCGCGCAGCGTCGGCAGGTAGGCGGCCGAGAGCACGAGCACCACGCGCCGGGTCGGGTGCTCGACCACGCCGCGCACGACGGCGAGCAGCGCGGAGTCGGCCCGGCCACCGCCGCTGCCGAGGCCGGCGAGCACCTCGAGGTCGTCGAGCACCACGACCGCGCGCTCCCCGACGTCGACGAACAGCCCCTCCACCCGCTCGCCGGTGCGGGTCACGACGGCGTCGGACGCGCGCACCCGCACGACCGGGCGCCCGGCGAGCGGGCCGCGGTGGCCGGGGTCGGCGAGCCGGGCGGCCAGCAGCGCGGCCAGCGACGAGCGCCCGCTGCCCTCCGGACCGACCACGAGCGGGGTGCCGCCGGACTCGAGGGCCGTGAGGACGGCGTCCTCCACGGCGGGGCGGGCCACCAGCGCCGGGTCCGGCAGCGCCACCTCGGCGTACACCTCGCGCACCGCGGTCAGCAGGCCCGGCGAGCCGGTGGGACCGGGCCCGGTCGCCGGCGCCGGCCCGGGGGCCGGCCGCGGGGGCGCCGGTGCCGCCGGAGCGGCGGGCGCGACGGCGTCCGCGGTGACCGAGCGCAGGATCGCGGCGAGCGCGGCCACCGGGTCTGACGCGGCCGCCGCGGCGGTGAGCGCCTCGGCGGTTCCCGGGCTGAGCACCGGCGACGTGTACGTGCGCTGCTGCTCCGAGAGCCGCATCGCGGCGGTCGTGACGAGCGACGGGCCGAGCACGGCCCGGCTCTGCGCCGGGAAGTCGCGGTCGAGGATGCGGACGAGGTGCCACGGGGTCACGTTCGCGTGGCCGAGCGCCACCGCCTCCGCGGTCGCACGGTCGAGGACCGCCGCGAGCGGGGGCGGCAGCACCGGTGGGGTCGGGGACGACGCGGTCACGCGGGCACCGTACCGACCCGGTCGGGCGCGGCGGCCCGGCGCAGCGCGGACGTCCCGGCCGAACGACGGAGGGCAGGTCCCCCGGGCGGTGCGCGCGACCGTCCGGCCGATCCCCTCAGGTCCGGCCACGGCCGACCCGATACCGGGTGCATGACGCCGAACTCGCCGGAGCCGATCGTGCGGGCCATGCTCGCCGCCGTGCACCGGCGCGACCACCGCCACGCGGCGGCGTGCTGCCACCCGCACAGCGTCGAGGTGGTGCACCTCGGCACCGCGTCGATCGCGGTGTGCCACGACTGCGTGTTCGAGTCCGGGTTCCACAACGTGCGCGACTGCGAGCGCGCCGCCGCCGACCACCGTCACGCCACGGTCTGACCCCGCCGGGCGCGGGTCCGCGCACGCGTGCCTGACGCATCCGGCCCCTCCGCGGCGCTAGCGTCACCACGTGGACGACGCGCCGTCGGTGCCGGAGGGCTGGTACCCCGACCCGGCAGGTGCCGCGCCGCTGCGCTGGTGGGACGGTCGGGGCTGGACCGGCTCCACGTACGACCCCGCCGCGCCACCCGTCGACGACGGCCCGTCGGACCCGGGCCCGGGCGCGTGGGAGGACCCCGAGGTGGCGGCGTGGAGCGGCGCCGAGCCGGGGCACTCGTTCACCTTCGCGCCGGTCGACCCCGAGCCCTACCCGGACCTGTTCGACGGCAGCGCCGGCCCGCCCTCGTCCGGGTCGCGCCGGGGCTCGCGCCGCGGGCTGCTGCTCACCTCCGTCGGCCTCGTGCTGCTGCTGCTCGGTGCTCTCGTGGCCGTGGGGCTGCTGGTCACCGGCCGCGAGCGCACCCTGGACGTCGGGGCGATCGAGGCCGAGATCGGCAGCCGCCTGTCGGCCGATGCCGGCACCTCCGTCACGGTCACCTGCCCGGAGACCGTGCCCATCCAGGCGGGATCGGTCTTCACCTGCGACGCGACCGCGAGCGACGGCTCGCACGTCGACGTCCTGGTGCAGCAGCGCGACGACGCCGGCAACGTGACCTGGCGCATCGGTGGCTGAGCGGCCCTCGCCCTCGGTGGCGGTGGTGCACCCGCACAGGGGCGGCGGCCTCGCGGCGGCCCGCATCGTGCTCGAGGGGGCGGCCCGGCGCGTGGGCCGACCGGCGCCCACCGTCGTGGCCACGACGCCGGCGAGCACCGGCGAGGAGCAGGCCCGCGCGGCCGTGGCGGAGGGCGCCGGCCTGGTCATCGCCTGGGGCGGCGACGGCACCGTCACGGCGGTGGCCTCGGGCCTGGCGGGCAGCGGCGTCCCGCTCGGCATCGTGCCTGCCGGCACCGGCAACCTGCTCTGCCGCAACCTCGGCATCCCGCTGTCGGTCGACCAGGCCGCCGGCGTGGCACTCGCGGGCGACGACCGGGCGGTCGACCTCCTCGAGGTCGGCCTCGGCGGCGAGGTGCGGCTGTGCACCGTGATCGCCGGCATCGGCCTCGACGCGCGGCTGATCGACGCCGACGAGGACCTCAAGCGGGCCCTGGGCCCGACGGCCTACGTCGTGAACGCCGGGCGCGCCCTGCGTCAGCGCGCGATGCGGGTGGGCGTCGCGGTCGACGGCGGGGAGCCGCAGTGGTACTCCGCGCGCACCGTGCTCGTGGCCAACGTCGGCGGCCTCGTGGGCGGGCTCGACGTCGTGCCGGAGGCCGACGCCTCCGACGGCGCGCTGCACGTGGTGGTGCTGCCGCTCGTGCGTCCGGTCGACTGGGCCCGCACGGCCGGCCGGCTCGTGCTGCGCCGGGGCGGGCACGACACCTCGCGCGTGCACCTGCGCGGCAGCTCGGCCTGGGTCGTGACCGTGGGCGACCACCCGCGTCAGGTGGACGGCGACGTCGTGGCCCCCGGCCACGTGCTGCAGGCGCGGGTGCTGCCCGGGCGCCTCGTGGTGCGCGTGCCCCCGCGCTGAGCACGCGGCGCCACCAGCGTCAGGCGGCGCGGCCCTTGAGCGCGGAGTGCGCGAGCCACTGGGTCCACGGCATGTTGAAAGGCGCGCCCGGCCCGTTCCAGAACTCCATGGGACGACCGGTGCCCGTGGTGACGACGGCGTCACCGGTGACGGTGTTGTCGAAGAACCACTTCGCGTCGGCCGTGGTGAGGTTGGTGCAGCCGTGCGAGCCGTTCCACCTGCCGATGCGCGCGGTGGCCCACGGCGCCCCGTGGACGAACTCGCCCGTCGGCGTGATCCGCGTGGCGTACGGGGCGATCACGTCGTACTGGTCGTGCGGGTCGGTGATGCCGGCGGTGACGCTGGTCATGTGGCGGGAGACGTACTTCTCCATCACCGCCTTGATGCCCGAGCGCGTCTCGTAGCCGGGCTTGCCCAGCGAGACGCCGAACACCTTGACCACCTTGCCGTCGACGCGCACGACCATGCGGTCGGTGACGCCGTTGATGGTGGCGACCAGCGAGCGCGGCGTCCGCATCGTGTAGGGGCGGGTGGTGCTGCG is a window of Frankiales bacterium DNA encoding:
- a CDS encoding arginine--tRNA ligase, which encodes MTPDQLAAAIRHAVVTAIADGALALEPAQVPDEVTVERPRNPEHGDYATNIALQVAKAAGTSPRAVADVVATRLRDVGGIATVDVAGPGFLNITLDAATLGELARSVVVAGEAYGTVDRYDGLRVDVEFISANPTGPLHLGHTRWAAVGDAIARVLEASGAVVTREFYINDRGAQMDRFGQSLEARALGLEVPEDGYQGEYVVELARQVVAKDPGILDLPEDRRWEAFREAGYELQLQQQRDTLDAFNTHFDVWYSERTLHSSGAVERGLAVLREHGHVFEDEGAVWLRTTDFDDDKDRVLVRSNGELTYFASDTAYYVDKRSRGFDVCIYLLGADHHGYVNRLRAVAACAGDDPDVNIEVLIGQLVKMMRGGEEVRLSKRAGNIITLDDLVEEVGVDAARYSLIRYPVDSPLVLDLDLLVSRTNDNPVYYVQYAHARIASVLRNAAELGIDWRATEADLSLLTTERETALLGLIGELPRVVTAAAELREPHRVARYLEELANGYHKFYDVCRVLPAADAEPEPINVARLWLCAAARQTLANGLALLGVSAPERM
- a CDS encoding methyltransferase domain-containing protein codes for the protein MNPDPTPPRDNSQVLGDTELQTVALEDNANAVNYHAWLCDLALPYLGDDPLELGSGLGGYVQTWLDAGVPRVTATEADPARLQHLRDRFDGDSRVTVREIDLEDPPEGSWSSFVSFNVMEHIPDDVAALRAAARMVRPGGAVLSYVPAFPFAMSRFDREIGHVRRYTVASARAAYLKAGLDVEVARYVNAPGLLAWFVGMRLLRMTPKDGPVLSVWDGQVIPRVRRLETRRPAPFGQSVLVVGRVPGTSA
- a CDS encoding glycosyltransferase — its product is MTAGSPWSGVAVVVPCRNEAGTIGQVVADFLAALPGCTVVVADNGSTDGTTEAALAAGARVLQEHRPGKGMAVRRLLADVDADCYLLVDGDATYDATAAPALVERVLVHGMDMVNGTRLTPEHQLEAYRRGHRLGNDVLSWIFRRLFELPLTDTLTGYRAFSRRFVKSFPASSEGFEIEAELNAHAALLDVRVDEVETTYVSRPEGSVSKLNTYRDGVRILRRNLRLFRDARPLLSFSLLASPWLLATALLLVLPVSDYVATGLVAHFPSLIAGVGTFLVALNLWAAGVVLERTSRNRVEVVRLRYLALPAPAGLVARADVPPRAGGVEVAGAVGDPRP
- the trmB gene encoding tRNA (guanosine(46)-N7)-methyltransferase TrmB codes for the protein MQRIRTFHPRRGRMSVAQTDAVRRLLPVHGVPDGPIDPGRLFGGRPVALEIGFGLGHATVEMARDDASVGILAVDVHTPGVARLLLEVERLGLDNVRVMEDDAVDVLADRLAPGCLHEIRVFFPDPWPKARHHKRRLVRPDLVALMASRLEPGGLLRLATDWSHYAEDMRGVLDAEPLLRDAFPGGGARLDRPETKFERTGRSKGHEVTDLAYVRVGV
- a CDS encoding dienelactone hydrolase family protein, with the protein product MDVTIPVPGGEPVPAHLALAAGDGPQPGVVVLHEAFGLTADIRAIAAEFARRGFHALAPDLLSHGGRVRCLTSVMRAMRSGSGRPFAEIAAARDWLAEREDCTGRVGVAGFCLGGGFAILMAGRGFDVSAVQYGILPRRVDEAVRGACPVVASYGARDLSLRGAADRLSTALERAGVRHDVKEYPDAGHSFMNHSEPPAWMRPMTRPLRAGHVEDAADDAWDRVQALFDDVLRRPDEAVR
- a CDS encoding AAA domain-containing protein — translated: MTASSPTPPVLPPPLAAVLDRATAEAVALGHANVTPWHLVRILDRDFPAQSRAVLGPSLVTTAAMRLSEQQRTYTSPVLSPGTAEALTAAAAASDPVAALAAILRSVTADAVAPAAPAAPAPPRPAPGPAPATGPGPTGSPGLLTAVREVYAEVALPDPALVARPAVEDAVLTALESGGTPLVVGPEGSGRSSLAALLAARLADPGHRGPLAGRPVVRVRASDAVVTRTGERVEGLFVDVGERAVVVLDDLEVLAGLGSGGGRADSALLAVVRGVVEHPTRRVVLVLSAAYLPTLRGAEPELVDECTEVDLVPLTDAEVHAIAARHAAAVAGPAHVVLDDGVVEAATGPRLPSDVDSHPALAVRRLDRGVAAAVVRGDLVVHVADVVPPVVRPRFDAAAVRTGLARRIVGQDDVLDRVVHRLSITRAELDVRPTRPDGVFLFAGPTGTGKTALAQAVAAEALGSEDALVRLDMSEYSEPQSVAKLVGSPPGYVGSTEPSSWLTTKILARPDCVLLLDEIEKADPVVWNTFLQVFDAGRLSDGLGRTADFRHVVVVLTTNIGARVFEGRTAGSTVDAATDSAAVLAAVKERMAPELVNRLDDVCVFRPLSVEAVTEIARRMLDDVVVGRMAARGYTLTYDRSVLDLVARAGFDPAYGARPVRRALENLVVVPLAACAPGTWHAVAEGDHVRWTARS